The following proteins come from a genomic window of Paraburkholderia youngii:
- a CDS encoding DUF6398 domain-containing protein, translating into MSTERIPNALQTRYDEITALTDAVCGQHLSDEYRDLCRRMAATLCRKRPSPLINGPARSWACGIAYAVGRVNGLFYRDQTPHMRADVLCEHFRVSPKTGSAKASAIIAMLKIGAMDPRWSLPSQLARNPMAWMLEVNGYIVDARQMPRDFQEEAFRRGLIPYIP; encoded by the coding sequence ATGTCGACCGAACGCATCCCGAACGCGCTACAGACCCGCTACGACGAAATCACCGCGCTGACCGACGCCGTGTGTGGACAACACCTGAGCGACGAGTACCGCGACCTTTGTCGCCGCATGGCGGCGACCCTGTGCCGCAAACGCCCCTCGCCACTCATCAATGGCCCTGCGCGCTCATGGGCTTGCGGCATTGCCTACGCCGTGGGTCGGGTCAATGGCCTGTTCTACCGGGATCAGACGCCGCACATGCGGGCCGACGTGCTGTGCGAACACTTCAGGGTGAGCCCGAAAACCGGATCCGCCAAGGCCAGCGCCATCATCGCGATGCTGAAAATTGGCGCCATGGATCCGCGCTGGTCACTGCCCAGTCAGTTGGCCAGAAATCCCATGGCCTGGATGCTTGAGGTGAACGGCTACATCGTCGATGCGCGCCAGATGCCGCGCGATTTCCAGGAGGAAGCCTTTCGTCGCGGCCTTATTCCCTACATTCCATAA
- a CDS encoding IS6 family transposase: protein MTEKLSPGVGKVLKRLHYPLDVMLLCVRWYVAYPLSLRHLEQMMAERGIAVDHSTVHRWALKLLPVLEKAFRRRKRTVGKSWRMDETYIRIRGEWRYLYRAVDKAGNTVDFLLRARRDKAAARACFEKAIDQNGEPETVTIDKSGSNLAALQAINAPRDVPIKVRQKKYLNNIIEQDHRAIKRRTRPMLGFKKFRCARILLGGIEVMHMIVKGQMDDGGVDQNPAQQFYSLAG from the coding sequence ATGACCGAGAAGCTGAGTCCGGGTGTGGGAAAAGTACTCAAACGCTTGCATTACCCGCTGGACGTGATGTTGCTGTGCGTTCGGTGGTACGTGGCCTATCCGCTGAGCCTGCGTCATCTCGAACAGATGATGGCCGAGCGCGGGATTGCGGTCGATCATTCGACCGTTCATCGTTGGGCACTCAAACTGTTGCCGGTCCTGGAGAAGGCGTTTCGACGGCGCAAACGGACGGTCGGCAAGAGCTGGAGGATGGACGAGACCTACATTCGAATCAGGGGTGAGTGGCGGTATCTCTATCGGGCTGTCGACAAGGCAGGCAACACCGTTGATTTTCTGCTGCGAGCCCGACGGGACAAGGCTGCAGCCCGGGCCTGTTTCGAAAAGGCAATCGACCAGAATGGCGAACCCGAGACCGTGACGATCGACAAGAGCGGATCGAATCTGGCTGCCTTGCAAGCGATCAACGCCCCGCGGGATGTGCCGATCAAGGTCCGCCAGAAAAAGTATCTGAATAACATCATCGAACAGGATCATCGGGCGATCAAGCGCCGGACCCGACCGATGCTTGGATTCAAGAAATTTCGTTGTGCCCGCATCCTGTTGGGCGGCATCGAAGTTATGCACATGATCGTCAAGGGGCAGATGGACGATGGTGGTGTCGATCAGAATCCCGCACAGCAATTCTATTCACTGGCTGGATAA
- a CDS encoding tyrosine-type recombinase/integrase, with product MTRAGQQAGLAFPVHPHMLRHATGYKLANDGHDTRAIQHYLGHRNIQHTTRYTELASDRFRDFWQD from the coding sequence GTGACCCGCGCGGGCCAGCAGGCGGGACTTGCGTTTCCGGTTCATCCGCACATGCTGCGTCACGCGACCGGCTACAAGCTGGCCAACGACGGACACGACACGCGCGCCATCCAGCATTACCTTGGCCACCGCAACATCCAGCACACCACGCGGTACACCGAACTGGCTTCGGACCGGTTCCGCGACTTCTGGCAGGACTAA